The stretch of DNA GGAAGTCGGCGGCGCGCACTATCACGGCGACTGCTTCGTGTTCGATCAGCGCACCGCGCTGAATCCGCAACTCGAACCGACCGCCACCGTGCAGTGCTTCGCGTGCCGCGCGGTCGTCACGCCGCACGAGCAGCAGTCGCCGCTGTACGTCGCGGGCCAGAGCTGCCCCGCGTGCCATCCGCAGCGCGCGGAACGCGCGGCGACCGAAGCCGGCAACGCGGCGGACGCGCACGCCGCGTGAACATGCGCCTGAGCGGGCGCTCGAACGTGAGCTCGAACGTGAGCTTGAACGTGAGCTTGAACGTGCGCTTGAGTCCACCTTACCGCGGCCGCTTCGCGCCGTCGCCGACCGGGCCGCTGCACTTCGGCTCGCTGGTGTCGGCGCTCGCGAGTTACCTCGATGCGCGCGCGCATGAAGGCGCATGGCTCGTGCGGATCGAGGACATCGACGGACCGCGCACGGTCCCCGGCGCGGCCGACGACATTCTCGCGACGCTCGCGCGCTTCGGCATGCACGCGGACGAGCCGCCCGAATGGCAGAGCCGCCGCATCGACCGCTATCGCGCGGCGCTGGACCGGTTGACGGCGGACGGCCACGTGTATCCGTGCGGCTGCACGCGCAAGGAAATCGCGGATTCGCAACTGCACGCGCACCAGCGCAATACCACGCTGATCTATCCGGGCACCTGCCGCAACGGGCTGCACGGCAAGCCGCCGCGCGCGTGGCGGCTGCGCGTGCCGGATGGCGACGCCGCGCTGATCCGCTTCGACGACCGCTGGCAGGGGCCGCAGCAGCAGGATCTCGCGACCGAGGTCGGCGACTTCGTGCTGCTGCGCGCGGACGGGCAATGGGCGTATCAGCTGGCGGTCGTCGTCGACGACGCCGCGGCCGGCATCACGCACGTGGTGCGCGGCGCGGATCTGCTCGACTCGACCGCGCGGCAGATCTGGCTGCAACGCTGTCTCGGCGCGCCGACGCCCGCGTGGATGCACGTGCCGGTCGTCACGAACGCACACGGAGAAAAACTCAGCAAGCAGAACGGCGCGCAGCCGCTGGATGCGTCGCGGCCGCTCGACGCGCTGGTCGCCGCCGCGCGGCATCTCGGGCTCGAACTGCGCGACGACGGACCCGCGTCGCTGGATGCGTTTTATGCGGATGCGACGCACGCGTGGACGCGCAGGCTCACGCGGTTGTCGGCGGGCTGACCGGCGCTGACGGTGCGCGGCCGCCCGCGCAGGTCGGCTGCGACGGCGATGAAACGCGCCCCTCTCGCGTCGGCTACCGCCCATTACCGGTCGAGCCTGGAACCACCGCGCCACAACGAACGACACCGGCGCATCAAAACAAAACGGCGTGCCGCCGAAGCGCGCACGCCGTTGAATCGCCCCCGTCAGCCGCGCGACCCGCGGCGACGAAGCAATCCGGTCAGGACGACGAAGACGTCTTGCGCGGCATCCCGAACCCGCCGAGCAGCGCGGCGAGCGGCTGCTTCGACTGCGGCTTCTGCGGCGCGGACGCCGGTTTCTCGTCCGCCTCTTTCGCGGCCGGCGACGGCTCGTAAGGCTTCAGGAAGAAGTCGTCGACCGGCGGCGTCTGCCGGTGGTGCGGCCGGTCGAACGACGGCGAGCGCCGATGGCCGCGCTCGCCGCGCGCCTCGTGGCTGTCGCGCTCGCGACGGCCGCCGCCGCTCGTGCTGCGGCTTTCGTGATGATGCGCGACCGGCACGTCGACGGTCAGGCGCTGCACGTCGAGCGGCCGCTTGATCAGCTTTTCGATGTCCGCGAGCTGCTTCTTCTCGTTCGGGCTGCACAGCGACAGCGCGTCGCCGGACGCGCCCGCGCGGCCGGTGCGGCCGATCCGGTGCACGTAGTCCTCGGCGTTGAACGGCAGATCGAAATTGATGACAGCCGGCAGTTCCACGATGTCGAGGCCGCGCGCGGCGACGTCGGTCGCGACGAGCGCCTCGATCTCGCCGCGCTTGAACGCGTCGAGCGCCTGCATCCGCTCGCCCTGGGTGCGGTCGCCGTGGATCGCGGTCGCGACGACGCCGCTCTTCTCCAGTTGCCGCGCGAGCCGGCTCGCGCCGATCTTGCTGTTGCAGAACACGATCACCTGCTTGAGCCCGCGGTCGCGGATCAGTTGCACGACCGCGCCGGTCTTGTCGCCTTCCGCGACTTCGTAGACGACCTGGGTGACGTTCGTCGCGGTCGAGTTGCTGCGCGCGACCTCGATCGTCAGCGGATTGCGCAGGTAGGTCGACGCGAGCTTCTTGATTTCCGGCGAGAACGTCGCGGAGAACAGCAGCGTCTGACGCTCCTTCGGCAGCAGGTTCAGGATCCGCTGCAGGTCCGGCAGGAAGCCCATGTCGAGCATCCGGTCGGCCTCGTCGAGCACCAGCATCTGCACCTGGCCGAGATTCGCGGTCTTCTGCTGCACGTGGTCGAGCAGGCGGCCCGGCGTCGCGATCAGGATCTCGACGCCGCGCCGCAGTTCCGCCGACTGCGGATTCATGTCGACGCCGCCGAACACCACCGTGCTGCGCAGCGGCGTGTGCTGCGCGTACAGGCGCACGTTCGCGGCGACCTGGTCGGCGAGTTCGCGGGTCGGCGTGAGGATCAGCGCGCGCACCGGATGGCGCGCCGGCGACGCGCTCGTGCTCGCGGACGGCAGCAGCCGCTGGATGATCGGCAGCGAGAAGCTCGCGGTCTTGCCGGTGCCGGTCTGCGCGGCGCCCATCACGTCGCGGCCGGTGAGCACGACCGGAATCGCCTGCGCCTGAATCGGCGTCGGCGTCGTGTAGCCCTGTTCCCGGATCGCCTTCAGGATGTCGGGGGCAAGGCC from Paraburkholderia caballeronis encodes:
- the gluQRS gene encoding tRNA glutamyl-Q(34) synthetase GluQRS, which encodes MSPPYRGRFAPSPTGPLHFGSLVSALASYLDARAHEGAWLVRIEDIDGPRTVPGAADDILATLARFGMHADEPPEWQSRRIDRYRAALDRLTADGHVYPCGCTRKEIADSQLHAHQRNTTLIYPGTCRNGLHGKPPRAWRLRVPDGDAALIRFDDRWQGPQQQDLATEVGDFVLLRADGQWAYQLAVVVDDAAAGITHVVRGADLLDSTARQIWLQRCLGAPTPAWMHVPVVTNAHGEKLSKQNGAQPLDASRPLDALVAAARHLGLELRDDGPASLDAFYADATHAWTRRLTRLSAG
- a CDS encoding DEAD/DEAH box helicase is translated as MSDTAVTPSTATFDQFGLAPDILKAIREQGYTTPTPIQAQAIPVVLTGRDVMGAAQTGTGKTASFSLPIIQRLLPSASTSASPARHPVRALILTPTRELADQVAANVRLYAQHTPLRSTVVFGGVDMNPQSAELRRGVEILIATPGRLLDHVQQKTANLGQVQMLVLDEADRMLDMGFLPDLQRILNLLPKERQTLLFSATFSPEIKKLASTYLRNPLTIEVARSNSTATNVTQVVYEVAEGDKTGAVVQLIRDRGLKQVIVFCNSKIGASRLARQLEKSGVVATAIHGDRTQGERMQALDAFKRGEIEALVATDVAARGLDIVELPAVINFDLPFNAEDYVHRIGRTGRAGASGDALSLCSPNEKKQLADIEKLIKRPLDVQRLTVDVPVAHHHESRSTSGGGRRERDSHEARGERGHRRSPSFDRPHHRQTPPVDDFFLKPYEPSPAAKEADEKPASAPQKPQSKQPLAALLGGFGMPRKTSSSS